The DNA region GAGAGACCTGGCAGGTCTCCGCTTTTCCTTTGATAGTCGCTGGGACCCAGCACAGGGACCAGCGGATATTATTGACATTGCCCGACCTGCGTCGTCCAGTCGTCAAAACTCCTGGGGCAGGTCCTTCAGGTCGGCCCAGGAGTAGACGGGCCCCTTCACGCACACATAATCCTTGCCGACGTTGCACCGGCCGCACTTACCGACGCCGCATTTCATCTTGTTCTCGAGGGTCGTGTAGATCTGCTCGTCGGCGAAACCCAGGTTCTTCAGGTTCATGATCACGAACTTAATCATGATCGGCGGGCCGCAGGTGATGGCGATGGCGTTGTCGGGCGAGGGCTCCTGCGCCACGATGTTGGCCGGGACGAAGCCGCAGAACTCCTCCCAGCCCTCCTCTTCGGAATCCACGGACAGGTGGACCTCGGCGTCGCTCCGGAGCTTTTCCAGCTCGGACCGGTACATGATGTCGCGCGACGTCCGGCCGCCGTAGAAGACAGTGATCGCCCCGAAGTCGGCCCGCCGGGCCACCACCGTCTGGACCACCGGCCAGATGGGGGCGAGGCCGCAGCCGCCGCCGATCAAGACCAGGTTCTTTCCCTGCCAGGCCTCGACCGGGAAGTCGTTGCCGTAGGGGCCGCGGACGCCGATGACGTCGCCCACCTCCAGATCGTGGAGCGCCGAGGTCACGCGGCCAACACGCATGACGCTGAACTGCTTGTAGTCTTCGATAAGCGGCGATGAGGCGATGGAGATCATCATTTCGCCCTTGCCGAAGACCGACAGCATCGCACACTGGCCGCAGGCGTGTTCGAATCCGTCGCCGTCGGCGAAGGTGACCTGGAAAGTCTTGATGGCGCGGTTTCCCTCGACCTCGGTCTTGATGTGGGCGATGCGGCCCGGTTTGGGCA from Alphaproteobacteria bacterium includes:
- a CDS encoding FAD/NAD(P)-binding protein, whose product is MPNNIYLPKPGRIAHIKTEVEGNRAIKTFQVTFADGDGFEHACGQCAMLSVFGKGEMMISIASSPLIEDYKQFSVMRVGRVTSALHDLEVGDVIGVRGPYGNDFPVEAWQGKNLVLIGGGCGLAPIWPVVQTVVARRADFGAITVFYGGRTSRDIMYRSELEKLRSDAEVHLSVDSEEEGWEEFCGFVPANIVAQEPSPDNAIAITCGPPIMIKFVIMNLKNLGFADEQIYTTLENKMKCGVGKCGRCNVGKDYVCVKGPVYSWADLKDLPQEF